The following are from one region of the Andrena cerasifolii isolate SP2316 chromosome 1, iyAndCera1_principal, whole genome shotgun sequence genome:
- the LOC143367541 gene encoding C-Maf-inducing protein isoform X1, which produces MFCFQSPFARASRVLVSPLSSSKSKTSSMSMILPSSNSSPSKCDNRRGSEATSEGSGSSIRYIDQEPSISDCSSTETLPDIKADYLDPETLSPGSDSLVSPNSITVIANGVGETSDHKKLLEENDESAKSSSPKRRPFSNRRCRKLLLRLRSTESNSSNREACFLSTSPSPASDSMDTASPASSRDRQEDYKISDTATLSTKSSPSVLIDSAEPEDSLRSCRVTAASENDIPSLQNTFSESEKHLYNQETETETEEGSSLPLSPAGPSTAGLSSSTVPYYNFLCVNGGSMRQEMTSTSSPQLSSGSNLRSNGESPSADACSSFGSEKCSRIDTLKPEGLDTSFCLPAARSCPNLERQSTGCSPTSGSSSSSHSPGPVGPRFKPIEEGDIQVCLLNHSKTLVRKILSSKFLRRWETHHLYLNDTCISSKTNFRTSLFAQPTGFLHQPILYNSMSNIRKYAVARWDPTYKNCVSIVLPDSSLLLQANNPYTRDQWYHSILWKRCIFKYQHLVSLNTQEEVIVRELKSMVDFALWTSLQDERVTAAPLEAVAKLLEDSEEPGKPEKAEETSQYQNDRKHWAEAVLSVVCPLLDKVVLPVCLTRVLVKFAEQYPRSSLVSAVSPAITRCLKHTVDFGKSPEMRKLLQVFIAALYANEDGEQAVREYIASVHGPGSDCPHPRVLPNLVSVCVAAIFNRFEVTRRTLPAKDELPTVPPLDCYLLVLNIASEYADWRPGFGAVLHPVPIPEEALAVKEVQESILMHVMKRLANDSRCIVHRVLLPIRELRPGWIHIAAPSSPTCPDDGELFGEMLTTLLACCCRRKRFIISLVKQMRDDCVLLAVRGCDAAQDALCLMLEWHLLPSEETRLQIVNALESTASGKSRYTALCLRQRNLQELQQKGGPRKLTLPVRATDADVALLLGGRALGNLEYLSLAFTSVTSACAEQLIKLPALTCLNLWATQFGDAGLQMISEHLQKLQDLNLCETPVSDKGISTLASLTSLRKLNLNSTKLSVQTFESLKKCLPSLQEFDVRYTEAW; this is translated from the exons ATGTTCTGCTTCCAAAGCCCATTCGCACGCGCCTCCCGCGTGCTGGTGTCACCCCTGTCCTCCAGCAAATCGAAGACCTCCTCTATGAGCATGATACTGCCGTCGAGCAATTCATCCCCATCCAAGTGCGACAATAGACGAGGCTCCGAGGCTACCAGCGAGGGTTCAGGATCCTCCATAAGGTACATCGACCAGGAGCCATCGATCTCCGATTGCAGCAGCACCGAGACGCTTCCGGACATCAAGGCGGACTACCTGGACCCCGAAACACTGTCGCCAGGTTCGGACTCTCTGGTGTCACCTAACTCGATCACGGTGATCGCAAACGGGGTGGGCGAAACGAGCGATCACAAGAAGCTTCTGGAGGAGAACGATGAGAGCGCTAAGTCGTCGTCTCCTAAGAGGAGACCCTTCAGCAACAGGCGATGCAGGAAGCTCCTCCTTCGTCTTAGGTCTACCGAGTCCAACTCCAGCAACAGGGAAGCCTGTTTCCTATCTACGTCACCGTCGCCAGCCAGCGATTCGATGGACACCGCCTCTCCAGCATCCTCCAGAGACCGTCAGGAGGATTACAAGATCAGTGACACGGCGACGCTATCCACAAAGTCCTCTCCGTCGGTTCTGATCGACTCTGCGGAGCCTGAGGACAGCCTGAGGAGCTGCAGAGTGACTGCCGCCTCCGAGAACGATATACCCTCGCTGCAGAACACCTTCAGCGAGTCTGAAAAGCATCTGTACAACCAGGAGACAGAAACCGAGACAGAAGAGGGCTCCTCGTTGCCTCTGAGCCCCGCAGGACCATCCACGGCTGGCTTATCCTCGTCCACGGTGCCCTATTACAATTTTCTCTGCGTCAATGGCGGGTCAATGCGCCAGGAGATGACCAGCACCAGCTCGCCTCAGTTGTCCTCCGGCAGCAACCTGAGATCGAACGGCGAATCGCCGTCAGCCGATGCGTGCAGCTCGTTCGGAAGCGAGAAATGCTCCAGAATAGATACTTTGAAGCCCGAAGGCTTGGATACCTCGTTCTGCCTGCCCGCTGCCAGATCTTGTCCCAATTTGGAGAGACAAAGCACCGGGTGCTCACCCACCAGTGGATCCTCGAGTTCCAGCCACAGTCCTGGGCCTGTCGGGCCTCGGTTCAAGCCGATTGAGGAAGGGGATATTCAGGTGTGCTTGCTCAACCATTCAAAGACCCTGGTGAGGAAAATATTGTCGAGCAAGTTTCTCAGAAGATGGGAGACGCATCATCTTTATCTAAACGACACTTGCATCTCTTCTAAGACA aattttagaaCGTCTCTTTTTGCCCAGCCTACAGGATTTCTTCATCAGCCCATACTATACAACAGCATGTCGAACATCCGGAAGTACGCCGTCGCCAGATGGGATCCGACTTACAAGAACTGCGTGAGCATAGTTCTGCCCGACAGCTCTCTTCTCCTTCAAGCCAACAATCCTTACACAAGGGACCAATGGTATCATTCGATACTCTGGAAG AGGTGCATCTTCAAGTACCAGCACCTGGTATCCTTAAACACCCAAGAGGAGGTAATCGTGAGGGAGCTAAAGTCGATGGTGGACTTTGCGCTGTGGACGTCGCTCCAAGACGAGAGGGTGACCGCAGCACCGCTGGAGGCGGTTGCGAAGCTTCTCGAGGACTCGGAGGAGCCGGGGAAGCCAGAGAAGGCTGAGGAGACATCTCAGTACCAAAACGACCGGAAACATTGGGCGGAGGCTGTGCTCTCCGTGGTGTGTCCTCTTCTGGACAAAGTTGTTCTACCAGTTTGCCTCACGAGAGTCCTCGTCAAGTTCGCTGAACAGTATCCACGATCGTCCCTAGTATCCGCCGTGAGCCCGGCCATCACGAGATGCCTGAAGCACACGGTCGATTTTGGCAAGTCGCCAGAGATGAGGAAGCTCCTCCAGGTCTTCATTGCCGCATTGTACGCGAACGAGGATGGAGAACAGGCGGTCAGAGAGTATATCGCCTCTGTTCACGGGCCTGGAAGTGATTGTCCTCACCCCAGGGTGCTCCCTAATTTGGTGTCTGTCTGTGTTGCTGCCATTTTTAATAG aTTCGAAGTGACCCGTCGTACCTTACCAGCGAAGGATGAGCTACCTACTGTACCACCATTAGATTGCTACTTGTTGGTGTTAAATATTGC ATCAGAGTATGCTGACTGGCGACCAGGTTTTGGTGCTGTGTTGCATCCAGTACCAATTCCAGAGGAAGCTCTGGCTGTGAAAGAGGTCCAAGAGTCAATACTAATGCACGTGATGAAGCGTTTAGCAAATGATTCAAGGTGCATCGTGCATCGTGTTCTGCTTCCAATCAGGGAGCTACGGCCTGGTTGGATTCACATCGCTGCACCATCCAGTCCAACTTGCCCTGATGATGGAGAATTATTTGGTGAAATG CTGACAACTTTATTGGCCTGCTGCTGCCGGCGGAAAAGGTTCATTATCTCGCTGGTGAAACAGATGCGAGATGATTGCGTACTTTTGGCGGTGAGAGGTTGTGACGCTGCCCAAGATGCTCTCTGCTTGATGTTGGAGTGGCATTTGCTACCAAGCGAAGAGACTCGACTGCAAATAGTAAATGCACTTGAATCGACGGCGTCAGGCAAGAGTCGTTACACTGCACTTTGTCTAAGGCAGAGGAACTTGCAAGAATTG CAACAGAAGGGCGGCCCCAGAAAATTGACGTTGCCAGTTCGCGCGACAGATGCTGACGTCGCTCTTCTCTTAGGCGGAAGAGCTCTTGGCAATCTCGAATATCTCAGTCTGGCATTTACCTCTGTAACTTCAGCCTGCGCCGAACAGCTGATCAAGCTTCCAGCCTTAACGTGTCTTAATCTATGGGCGACACAGTTTGGTGATGCTGGCCTACAAATGATCAGTGAGCACCTGCAGAAATTACAGGATTTAAATCTTTGCGAGACCCCTGTTTCTGACAAAGGAATCTCTACTTTGGCCT CATTGACGAGCTTAAGAAAATTGAACCTGAATAGCACAAAGCTGTCCGTACAAACGTTTGAATCCTTGAAGAAGTGTCTGCCATCGCTGCAAGAGTTCGACGTAAGATACACAGAGGCTTGGTGA
- the LOC143367541 gene encoding C-Maf-inducing protein isoform X2 — protein MFCFQSPFARASRVLVSPLSSSKSKTSSMSMILPSSNSSPSKCDNRRGSEATSEGSGSSIRYIDQEPSISDCSSTETLPDIKADYLDPETLSPGSDSLVSPNSITVIANGVGETSDHKKLLEENDESAKSSSPKRRPFSNRRCRKLLLRLRSTESNSSNREACFLSTSPSPASDSMDTASPASSRDRQEDYKISDTATLSTKSSPSVLIDSAEPEDSLRSCRVTAASENDIPSLQNTFSESEKHLYNQETETETEEGSSLPLSPAGPSTAGLSSSTVPYYNFLCVNGGSMRQEMTSTSSPQLSSGSNLRSNGESPSADACSSFGSEKCSRIDTLKPEGLDTSFCLPAARSCPNLERQSTGCSPTSGSSSSSHSPGPVGPRFKPIEEGDIQVCLLNHSKTLVRKILSSKFLRRWETHHLYLNDTCISSKTPTGFLHQPILYNSMSNIRKYAVARWDPTYKNCVSIVLPDSSLLLQANNPYTRDQWYHSILWKRCIFKYQHLVSLNTQEEVIVRELKSMVDFALWTSLQDERVTAAPLEAVAKLLEDSEEPGKPEKAEETSQYQNDRKHWAEAVLSVVCPLLDKVVLPVCLTRVLVKFAEQYPRSSLVSAVSPAITRCLKHTVDFGKSPEMRKLLQVFIAALYANEDGEQAVREYIASVHGPGSDCPHPRVLPNLVSVCVAAIFNRFEVTRRTLPAKDELPTVPPLDCYLLVLNIASEYADWRPGFGAVLHPVPIPEEALAVKEVQESILMHVMKRLANDSRCIVHRVLLPIRELRPGWIHIAAPSSPTCPDDGELFGEMLTTLLACCCRRKRFIISLVKQMRDDCVLLAVRGCDAAQDALCLMLEWHLLPSEETRLQIVNALESTASGKSRYTALCLRQRNLQELQQKGGPRKLTLPVRATDADVALLLGGRALGNLEYLSLAFTSVTSACAEQLIKLPALTCLNLWATQFGDAGLQMISEHLQKLQDLNLCETPVSDKGISTLASLTSLRKLNLNSTKLSVQTFESLKKCLPSLQEFDVRYTEAW, from the exons ATGTTCTGCTTCCAAAGCCCATTCGCACGCGCCTCCCGCGTGCTGGTGTCACCCCTGTCCTCCAGCAAATCGAAGACCTCCTCTATGAGCATGATACTGCCGTCGAGCAATTCATCCCCATCCAAGTGCGACAATAGACGAGGCTCCGAGGCTACCAGCGAGGGTTCAGGATCCTCCATAAGGTACATCGACCAGGAGCCATCGATCTCCGATTGCAGCAGCACCGAGACGCTTCCGGACATCAAGGCGGACTACCTGGACCCCGAAACACTGTCGCCAGGTTCGGACTCTCTGGTGTCACCTAACTCGATCACGGTGATCGCAAACGGGGTGGGCGAAACGAGCGATCACAAGAAGCTTCTGGAGGAGAACGATGAGAGCGCTAAGTCGTCGTCTCCTAAGAGGAGACCCTTCAGCAACAGGCGATGCAGGAAGCTCCTCCTTCGTCTTAGGTCTACCGAGTCCAACTCCAGCAACAGGGAAGCCTGTTTCCTATCTACGTCACCGTCGCCAGCCAGCGATTCGATGGACACCGCCTCTCCAGCATCCTCCAGAGACCGTCAGGAGGATTACAAGATCAGTGACACGGCGACGCTATCCACAAAGTCCTCTCCGTCGGTTCTGATCGACTCTGCGGAGCCTGAGGACAGCCTGAGGAGCTGCAGAGTGACTGCCGCCTCCGAGAACGATATACCCTCGCTGCAGAACACCTTCAGCGAGTCTGAAAAGCATCTGTACAACCAGGAGACAGAAACCGAGACAGAAGAGGGCTCCTCGTTGCCTCTGAGCCCCGCAGGACCATCCACGGCTGGCTTATCCTCGTCCACGGTGCCCTATTACAATTTTCTCTGCGTCAATGGCGGGTCAATGCGCCAGGAGATGACCAGCACCAGCTCGCCTCAGTTGTCCTCCGGCAGCAACCTGAGATCGAACGGCGAATCGCCGTCAGCCGATGCGTGCAGCTCGTTCGGAAGCGAGAAATGCTCCAGAATAGATACTTTGAAGCCCGAAGGCTTGGATACCTCGTTCTGCCTGCCCGCTGCCAGATCTTGTCCCAATTTGGAGAGACAAAGCACCGGGTGCTCACCCACCAGTGGATCCTCGAGTTCCAGCCACAGTCCTGGGCCTGTCGGGCCTCGGTTCAAGCCGATTGAGGAAGGGGATATTCAGGTGTGCTTGCTCAACCATTCAAAGACCCTGGTGAGGAAAATATTGTCGAGCAAGTTTCTCAGAAGATGGGAGACGCATCATCTTTATCTAAACGACACTTGCATCTCTTCTAAGACA CCTACAGGATTTCTTCATCAGCCCATACTATACAACAGCATGTCGAACATCCGGAAGTACGCCGTCGCCAGATGGGATCCGACTTACAAGAACTGCGTGAGCATAGTTCTGCCCGACAGCTCTCTTCTCCTTCAAGCCAACAATCCTTACACAAGGGACCAATGGTATCATTCGATACTCTGGAAG AGGTGCATCTTCAAGTACCAGCACCTGGTATCCTTAAACACCCAAGAGGAGGTAATCGTGAGGGAGCTAAAGTCGATGGTGGACTTTGCGCTGTGGACGTCGCTCCAAGACGAGAGGGTGACCGCAGCACCGCTGGAGGCGGTTGCGAAGCTTCTCGAGGACTCGGAGGAGCCGGGGAAGCCAGAGAAGGCTGAGGAGACATCTCAGTACCAAAACGACCGGAAACATTGGGCGGAGGCTGTGCTCTCCGTGGTGTGTCCTCTTCTGGACAAAGTTGTTCTACCAGTTTGCCTCACGAGAGTCCTCGTCAAGTTCGCTGAACAGTATCCACGATCGTCCCTAGTATCCGCCGTGAGCCCGGCCATCACGAGATGCCTGAAGCACACGGTCGATTTTGGCAAGTCGCCAGAGATGAGGAAGCTCCTCCAGGTCTTCATTGCCGCATTGTACGCGAACGAGGATGGAGAACAGGCGGTCAGAGAGTATATCGCCTCTGTTCACGGGCCTGGAAGTGATTGTCCTCACCCCAGGGTGCTCCCTAATTTGGTGTCTGTCTGTGTTGCTGCCATTTTTAATAG aTTCGAAGTGACCCGTCGTACCTTACCAGCGAAGGATGAGCTACCTACTGTACCACCATTAGATTGCTACTTGTTGGTGTTAAATATTGC ATCAGAGTATGCTGACTGGCGACCAGGTTTTGGTGCTGTGTTGCATCCAGTACCAATTCCAGAGGAAGCTCTGGCTGTGAAAGAGGTCCAAGAGTCAATACTAATGCACGTGATGAAGCGTTTAGCAAATGATTCAAGGTGCATCGTGCATCGTGTTCTGCTTCCAATCAGGGAGCTACGGCCTGGTTGGATTCACATCGCTGCACCATCCAGTCCAACTTGCCCTGATGATGGAGAATTATTTGGTGAAATG CTGACAACTTTATTGGCCTGCTGCTGCCGGCGGAAAAGGTTCATTATCTCGCTGGTGAAACAGATGCGAGATGATTGCGTACTTTTGGCGGTGAGAGGTTGTGACGCTGCCCAAGATGCTCTCTGCTTGATGTTGGAGTGGCATTTGCTACCAAGCGAAGAGACTCGACTGCAAATAGTAAATGCACTTGAATCGACGGCGTCAGGCAAGAGTCGTTACACTGCACTTTGTCTAAGGCAGAGGAACTTGCAAGAATTG CAACAGAAGGGCGGCCCCAGAAAATTGACGTTGCCAGTTCGCGCGACAGATGCTGACGTCGCTCTTCTCTTAGGCGGAAGAGCTCTTGGCAATCTCGAATATCTCAGTCTGGCATTTACCTCTGTAACTTCAGCCTGCGCCGAACAGCTGATCAAGCTTCCAGCCTTAACGTGTCTTAATCTATGGGCGACACAGTTTGGTGATGCTGGCCTACAAATGATCAGTGAGCACCTGCAGAAATTACAGGATTTAAATCTTTGCGAGACCCCTGTTTCTGACAAAGGAATCTCTACTTTGGCCT CATTGACGAGCTTAAGAAAATTGAACCTGAATAGCACAAAGCTGTCCGTACAAACGTTTGAATCCTTGAAGAAGTGTCTGCCATCGCTGCAAGAGTTCGACGTAAGATACACAGAGGCTTGGTGA